GCAGGAGTTTACGGCATCATTCTGGCGCGGGGTAATGCGGTACACCTTGTCTTCCCTTGTCCAGAGGGTGATATTGGTGCCCGTCCCGCAGTCCACGTCAATGGTTTTGGTTTCCTTCAGGAACCAGACGCGCATTTTAAAGCGAAAATCCTTGGAGGTGAGGGCGCCTACCGGGCAGAGGTCCACGGTGTTCATGGAGTAGTTGCTGTCCAGCTCGCGGCCGGGATAAACCGTGATGGCGTTGAAGGTGCCGCGTTGGGACATGGTGAGCACTTCATCATGCATGATGTCGCGCATGAAGCGCACGCAGCGGCCGCAGAGCACGCAGCGTTCCTGGTCCAGGTTTACGCGCGGGCCAATGCTCAGGTTTTTACCTTTTTTGGTCTTTTTTTCTTCAAAACGGCCTTCCACCTGGCCGTAGTCGTTGGAGTATTCCTGAAGCTTGCATTCCCCGGCCTGGTCGCAGATGGGGCAGTCCAGAGGGTGGCTGGTGAGCAGGAATTCCATCACGCCGCGGCGGGCTTCACTGGCCAGCGGGCTGTCCGTGCGGATGCCCATGTTTTCCGCCACCGTGTTGGCGCAGGAGATGATGGGGCGGGGCATCCACTGGATGCGCTGGTAGCCGTTTTCATCATAGGAGGGCGTCTGGCCCGGTGCGAGCCTGGGCGGCATCCCCTGTTCCACCATGCACATGCGGCAGGAGCCGGCGACAGCCAGCTTGGGGTGGTAACAGAAGCACGGAATGGGCACGCCCACGGAACGGCAGGCGTCTGCAATCCGCGTGCCGCGCGGGAACCGGTGCCACGTTCCGTTGATTTGGACGTTCACCTTGCCTTCCGCGGCGGCAATGTCTTTGGGGAGTTTGGAAGCTTCTTCACTCATGATGACGGATGGGAGAGGGATGGTTTTGAGAACTGGTGTTGCGTGCTGCTGTTTAGCGGGTGAGGAAACGGTTTTGCTCCCTGCCTTCCTCCGTGTGGGGCAGACAGGCGTTGAAGGGATCCGTCAGGGCCACGAATTCCTCCTTGAACTTGGAGACCATGGCCTGGGTGGGCCAGGAGGCGGCTTCACCGAAGGCGCAGACCGTTTTCCCTTCAATCTGGTTGGCCACTTCAATGAGCAGATCTACGTCCGACGGGGCGGCTTTCCCTTCCAGGATGCGGGTGCTGAGTTTCATCATCCACGGGCAGCCTTCCCGGCAGGGGGTGCACTGTCCGCAGGATTCATGGGCGTAGAAGCGGTTGATGTTGTTCATGGCCCAGGGCATGGAGCGGGAGTCGTCCATCACGATGACCGCGCCGGAACCGGACATGGAGCCGTGCTGGGCGATGCTGTCCAGATCCAGCGGAATGTCAAAGAAGGTGATTTTCCCCATGGTGCCGTCCGGATTCTTCACTTTGTATTCCGCGTCCGTGCGCATGACCTTGGAAGAGGAACCGCCGGGTATCACGGCCTTGAACTGGCGCCCGTCCCGCGGGCCGCCGCAGACGTCATACAGCAGTTCGCCGAAAGTCATGGAGCCGGAGATGATTTCATAGAACCCGGGACGTTTAACGTCGCCGGAAACGCCGATGATGCGGGTGCCGGGGGAACGTTTGGCCCCTTCCTGGCTGTAAGCTTCTCCACCCATGGCCATGATGTGCTTCACCTGGCAGAGGGATTCCACGTTGTTGACAATGGTGGGGCAGCCGTACAGGCCGATGGCGGCCGGGAAGTAGGGGGGCTTGATGCGGGGATAAGGGCGGTCCCCTTCAAGGGAGTTGAGCAGGGCCGTTTCCTCACCGCAAATGTACGCTCCCGCCCCGCGGTGCAGGTGGATTTCCAGATCATAGCCGGACCCCTGGATATTGCTGCCTAGGAAGCCGCGTTCGCGGGCTTCCTGAAGAGCCTTGAGCATGATTTCCGCGGCGATGGGAAATTCTTCGCGCATGTAGATGTAGGCCTGATGCGCCCCCACCGCGTAGCTGGAGATGACCATTCCTTCAATGAGCTGGTGGGGATCCTGGTGGACAATGTAGCGGTCCTTGAACGTGCCTGGTTCGGATTCGTCACAGTTGCAAACCAGATAGACAGGTTTCGTGTTGTTCGGCGGAATGAAAGTCCACTTCACGCCGGTGGGGAACCCTGCGCCGCCACGGCCGCGAAGGCCGGATTTTTTCACCTCGTCAATGACGGCCCTGGGCTCCATGCCGAGCGCCTTTTTCAGTTCTTCATAACCGCCGTCGGCCAGATAGCAGTCAATGGACGTGTTCCAGCCTTCTCGGTTAACGTTTTTCAGGATGCGGCGCGTTTCCCTGGGGTGGGGTTCTTTACCGGGAAGATAGGTGATGCTCATGGCGAAAATCTGGTGCGGGGATGGAAAAGGATTAGGCGTTCTGGTATTTGGCGATTACTTCCTCCAGCACTTCCGGAGTGACTTTTTCGTACAGGAGGTCGTTGACCATCATGTTGGGGCCGAAGCCGCAGTTGGCCAGGCATTCCACTCCTTCCACACTCCACAGGCCGTCCGGGCTGACTCCAATGGGGTGGTGATGGTCAATGCCGTTTTTGTCAATGCCCAGACGCGTGCAGATGGCGTCGAACAGGTTGTCCGCCCCCGCCATGGCACAGGAAAGAGTGCGGCATACGCGGATGTGGTTTTTTCCGGGGCACATCTGGCGCAGACCGGGATAGAAAGTCACCACGCCCAGAACATGGGCGGCGGAGATGTTCAGTTTCTCACCCACCCAGGCGATGGCGTCTCCGCTGATGAAGCCGAACTTTTTCTGGATTTCATGAAGGATGGGCAGCACGGCGGATTTCTGCTTGCCTTCCGGGTAATGCGTAACGTATTCGCTGGCGGCGGCGTTAAGTTCCGGCGTTACTTCAAAGGCCGGGTAGAACCGTTCGCCCGGGCTGGGCTGGTGGGCGATAGTCGCGTCGATGGCGTTTTCAGCGTAATCGGACATGGGGAGAAAGTTTGGTGTTTGCGTTGAAGTGGATGAGAGTGGCGGGTGTTTAACGGTCGCATTCGCCCATCACGAAGTCGAAGGAACCGAGAATGGCCGGAACGTCGGAAACCAGGTGGCCTTTCATCAGTTCCGGCAGGATGGACAGGTTGCAGAAGGAGGGGGAGCGCATGCGCAGACGGTTGGGAAGTCCGCCTCCCTTGGAGTCCAGGAAGAAGCCCAGCTCTCCCTTCGGGTTTTCCGCAGCAAAGTAAACCTGCCCGGCGGGGGCGTTCACTCCCATGGTTGTCGTCATGAACTGGCGAATCAGGGATTCCATGTCCGTCAGGACTTTTTTCTTTTCTGGCAGCGTGCCTTTGGTGTCCACCATGTTGATGGGGCCGTCCGGCATGGTTTCAATGACCTGGCGGATGATGCGCAGGGACTGGCGCATTTCTTCAATGCGCACGGTAAAACGGTCGTAGCAGTCTCCGTGTTCGCCTACGGGGACGTCGAATTCGTAATTTTCATATCCCAGATAGGGGGTGAGTTTGCGCAGGTCCCGCTTAATGCCGCTGGCTCGCAGGTTGGCCCCCGTAATGCCCCAGGAAAGCGCTTTTTCACGGCTGATGACGCCTACGCCCTGAAGACGGTCAATGAAGATTTTGTTCTTGAGCAGGAGCGCTTCCGTTTCATCAAGGGTTTTGGCCGCTTCATCGCAGAAGACGAGCACTTCCTTGAGCATTTCATTGGGAACGTCGCGTGTCTGGCCGCCGATGCGGGTGTAGGAGGAAGTGAAGCGCGCCCCGGTGAGCTGTTCGTAAAAATTATGGATTTTTTCACGTTCCTCATAACAGTACAGGAAAACGGTCATGGCGCCTACGTCCATGCCGTACACGCCCACTCCCAGGATGTGGGAGGAAAAGCGGGAAAGTTCCAGGGCCAGTACGCGCAGGGCCTGTCCACGGGGCGGCAGTTCCCAGCCCAGCAGTTTTTCCACCGCGCAGGCATAGGCGATGTTATTGGACAGGGGCGCCAGGTAATCAAAACGGTCGGTGTAGGGGACAAACTGGTTGTACTGGATGGTTTCACCGATTTTTTCCATCCCGCGGTGCAGATGGCCAACCACCGGATCACAGCTGATGATTTCTTCACCGTCAAGTTCCAGCACCAGGCGCAGCACGCCGTGAGTGGCGGGGTGGGAGGGGCCCACGTTCAGGGTCATCGTTTCTCCGAGCGGTTCGGATGTATTGGTGAGATAGTCTGCGTTAGCGGCTGTATCTGCAATGGCGAAAGTTTTGGTGCTCGTCTTCATGTGGATGTCCGTGCCTGGCTGAACCTGATAATGGTGCCGGATGATTATGCCACTTCACACCATGCGGGCAAGCCAAATGTCAGTTTTTTTGGCATTCCGGGAAGGTGGTGCGGGAGTCTCCTCAACTGATGAATGTTAGTTCATTCTAATAATGGGCTTTTATCCGGAACCTGCCGAATATGGGAAAAAGCGGATTTGGAATCCCGTGTTTGTGCTTGCGCTCATTCTCGGTCTTTATGTGCTCGCTCTGGGGAGAATGCCCGATCTCCGGAGGGAGTGCGGAGTCTGGACATGGCTGTTTACTTTAAGCATGTTCGTTTCAGCCGGGGTAACCGTTTATTATGTCTGCCTGACATTATGTCTGCCTGACGCGCGCAGGGTCCATGAATTATGTGTGGACTGGAGGTCTGATTGTGTGGTTCATGAATATTTACAGAATCAGGTGGAGGAAGCGGACGACCTCCCCTCAATGAGGGCTGTCCTCAGGGTGCCTGATGTATGGGATTTTCTGCGGCGCCTGCAATGAGGGGGCTGCGGTGGGAATGGCGGCGGCGTTTTGCATCATGGCCGCAGTCGGCATGCTCCGGGACCGCAGGGCGGACGTTTATGTATGGTGCGGGTTTGCCGGCGTTGTTTTGGGAGGCTTGTTTCTATTTACTTCCGGTGTGCATTCCCACCCATCATGTCCAGTTCGTGTCGTCCATGCCTGTTTTAGCGGCGTCAACCGTGTTCTCCGTATTGTACCGGAATGGAATCATGGTGCGTGGACTGCGCGCGGTGACTGCATGCCTTGCCGGTGCGACTTTGCTGTTTGGGGTGATGTTCGTCCTGGAATATTATCATGTAGGCTTTCTGGTTTTCCAGAGAGAGGAGTTGATTCATGAGGCTCTTCAAAAGGGGAATCTGGAACCGGAAGTACCTTCCATTTCTCCTCTTTTCTTTGAAGGAAAAGTGTCCGGAACGGATGGAAATTGGGGAGGGCCGGATACCAACCGCCGGTTTTGCATCCGCGGGCTGGTGGTGAAAAAGCCCTGAGGGAAGATGTCTATTTGACGATGTTCCGGGGAGTGAAGTGCATTTCCTGTTCCTCAATGCCGAATTGCCAGGTGGCTGTCTGCCACATGTTGGCAGCAGGATTTTTCCAACGGACCTGGACGGTTACAGGGCTGAGCCGCAGGGGACGGGATGGAGTCCATTTCAGAATTTTTTCCTTGGCGTCGTACCGGGCGTTTACCAGGCCGAAGCCGGAGATGCGCATTTCCATCTGCCTGGGGTCCAGGGAGGGTTCCCCTGCCAGGGAAATGGATATATCGGGAGTCTGGTTTTTCACCACGGTATTGGCTGCCGGATAAACGGGCTGAGCCGGAGCCGGGTAGGAAGTCAGCTTTTTGCCGCTGCCGCCGCCAGGGGTGGCCGCCGGAGTTTCCGGAGTGGAGGGAACGTTGAAATTCACGGCTCTGGTGAATGTCTTAGGGTCTTTGCCGAAGACCATGTAGCGGTGAATCCGCCAGCGGTCCGTGTCCTTGGTCACTTTTTTGGGGATTACCGTAAAGGCCGCCTGGAATCCGGCTTCTTCCGCCCTGGAGATCATTTCCGGCAGGATGAAGCCGCCCGGATAGCAATAGGCCTCCACGGAAGAACCGGGGAATTTTTCCTGAAGGATTTTCCGGGAATGGCCTATTTCCGCCGTTGCCAGCTCCTGAACCGCCTGGGCGCCTTTACGCTGGGCGGCACGCCAGGATCTCGGGTACAGGTGGCTGACGGAGTGGCTGCCCAGGGTGGCGCCGTTATCCAGCATTTCCTGAATCTGGGCGGGGCTCATGGCCGAACCGCGGCCCGTGATGAATTTGGTGTATGGGAAAATGGTAAAGGGGAATCCCGCTTCTTTCAGGATGGGGTAGGCGTCCGTGTAAACGCTCTTCCAGCCGTCGTCAATGGTGATCATGACGCATTTGGCCGGAAGCCGCCTGTCCCCCAGTTTCCATTCCAGGAATTCCTTCATGGAGATGACGGGCACTCCGGACGCTTTCAGCGCCCGCATCTGGGAGCGGAACACATCCGTATTCATGCGCATCTCCGTAGCGGGAAGGGTGCGGCTGAAATCATGGTAGCCCAGAATGGCTACGCGGGTTTCATGCTGAGGGACCGGAACGGAGGAAAAGGCCGTGGAAGGGATGACGAGGGGCGTCACCGCAGGTTGTGCCGGGGCATGCAGGTTCGTTTCCCCGGGGATGGGTTCCGCGTTCGGGATGGACTCCGCCTGGGGAGCGGAAGAGCCTGTCTCTCCGGGAATGGGTTCCGCCATGGGGATGTATTCATCCTTGCGGTTGGCTTCAATCAGGTCCCTGACGGGAACGATGCCGGCGGCCGGGTCTCCCTTGACGGTTCCCCCGATGACCGGGCCGGGGGCAAAGGGAAGGGGTGACGCCGGCGGCAGGTCGGGCGGAAGCTCCGCACATGCGGCACCGGCTGCGATCAAGAAAACGGAGAGGAGGCCTGGGACGGAGCGCATATCTGCAACTACTATTTTTAAGTTTTCTGTTCAACCTTAAACTCAGGCAGGCATGACAGCCTGTTCCGCGCCGCGCGCGTTTTTCCGGGGCCTGTCTGGATTTTCCCGCTGAGCGCGTTTCTGTTAAAAAGCATGCAGACTCATTTTCCGCTCGCGGAAGAAAGGAGAGGCGTTTAGTCTGTCCGCAGACATGATCTGTATTTGTCATTTCTTCAAAGTTCTGGCGCGCCGTGCGGGTCTGCTCACTATCATCGCTGCCGCCGCTTTTTTCCTAGGGGCTCCCGCCGGTGAGGCTTCGTCACGCGCGGCGGCTCCCGCCTATCCGGCCGCGGAAGTGGGGGGGGAATCCCAGTACAGCCATTTTCCCATTCCCCTGAATCAGTACAAGCCGGTGCCGCCGGATGCCGGCCTGTACCAGGTGCTCAGTGAACGCAACAAGCAGTCCGGCGGTTTCAACCTGGCCGTGACGCTCGTTTTCTTCGGGGCTATTATCCATACGTTTCTGGCCGGCCGCTTTGAGCGTTATTCCCATAAACTGGCCCTGCGCTACAAGGAAAAGCTCAAGGAAACCAATTTCCGCGTGATGCATCCGGAAGAGCGCCTCCCGGTTTCCTTCGCGTCCGCCATTTTCCATTTCCTGGGAGAAGTGGAAGCCGTGTTCGGAATCTGGCTTATCCCTTTCATGTTCGTGTGCTGGAAATATTATTCCTTTGAGGATTTTTCCGCCTACTTGAATTATGATTGTTCCTTCACGGAGCCGATGTTCGTGATGATTATCATGATTATCGCTTCCTCCCGCCCTATTTTCAAGCTGGCGGAGTATGTCGTGAACTGCGGCGCCAGGCTTGGGAAGGCCACGCCGGGCGCGTGGTGGATTTCCGTGATGTGCCTGGCTCCCCTGCTGGGTTCTCTGATTACGGAACCCGCCGCCATGACGATCGGGGCCCTGATCCTAAGCAAGAAATTTTACGACCTCAAACCGAAGAAAACGTTGATGTACGCCACTCTGGGGCTGCTCTTCGTGAATATTTCCATCGGGGGCACCCTGACGCATTTTGCAGCTCCGCCCGTGGTGATGGTGGCGGAAAAGTGGGACTGGGGGCTGACTCACATGATCCAGCATTTCGGATGGAAGGCCGTTTCCGCCATCGTCATTTCCAATTTGGCGTATTT
This region of Akkermansia muciniphila genomic DNA includes:
- a CDS encoding putative Na+/H+ antiporter, with translation MICICHFFKVLARRAGLLTIIAAAAFFLGAPAGEASSRAAAPAYPAAEVGGESQYSHFPIPLNQYKPVPPDAGLYQVLSERNKQSGGFNLAVTLVFFGAIIHTFLAGRFERYSHKLALRYKEKLKETNFRVMHPEERLPVSFASAIFHFLGEVEAVFGIWLIPFMFVCWKYYSFEDFSAYLNYDCSFTEPMFVMIIMIIASSRPIFKLAEYVVNCGARLGKATPGAWWISVMCLAPLLGSLITEPAAMTIGALILSKKFYDLKPKKTLMYATLGLLFVNISIGGTLTHFAAPPVVMVAEKWDWGLTHMIQHFGWKAVSAIVISNLAYFLLFRREFARLASQQREFDEFDDAVPQSWEDRNDKIPLWVTLAHVCFLVWTVLFAHEPVMFIGSFLFFIGFTLATPQYQNQMSLRVPIMVGFFLAGLVILGGVQAWWLEPVLTRLGDYAMVGATLLTAFNDNAAVTFLASTVPNLPEAVKYSVVAGAVTGGGLTVIANAPNPAGQAILGKYFKGINPLWLFAWAAFPTAIVFIFFTCFGH
- a CDS encoding complex I 24 kDa subunit family protein, whose product is MSDYAENAIDATIAHQPSPGERFYPAFEVTPELNAAASEYVTHYPEGKQKSAVLPILHEIQKKFGFISGDAIAWVGEKLNISAAHVLGVVTFYPGLRQMCPGKNHIRVCRTLSCAMAGADNLFDAICTRLGIDKNGIDHHHPIGVSPDGLWSVEGVECLANCGFGPNMMVNDLLYEKVTPEVLEEVIAKYQNA
- the nuoD gene encoding NADH dehydrogenase (quinone) subunit D; translation: MKTSTKTFAIADTAANADYLTNTSEPLGETMTLNVGPSHPATHGVLRLVLELDGEEIISCDPVVGHLHRGMEKIGETIQYNQFVPYTDRFDYLAPLSNNIAYACAVEKLLGWELPPRGQALRVLALELSRFSSHILGVGVYGMDVGAMTVFLYCYEEREKIHNFYEQLTGARFTSSYTRIGGQTRDVPNEMLKEVLVFCDEAAKTLDETEALLLKNKIFIDRLQGVGVISREKALSWGITGANLRASGIKRDLRKLTPYLGYENYEFDVPVGEHGDCYDRFTVRIEEMRQSLRIIRQVIETMPDGPINMVDTKGTLPEKKKVLTDMESLIRQFMTTTMGVNAPAGQVYFAAENPKGELGFFLDSKGGGLPNRLRMRSPSFCNLSILPELMKGHLVSDVPAILGSFDFVMGECDR
- the nuoF gene encoding NADH-quinone oxidoreductase subunit NuoF; the protein is MSITYLPGKEPHPRETRRILKNVNREGWNTSIDCYLADGGYEELKKALGMEPRAVIDEVKKSGLRGRGGAGFPTGVKWTFIPPNNTKPVYLVCNCDESEPGTFKDRYIVHQDPHQLIEGMVISSYAVGAHQAYIYMREEFPIAAEIMLKALQEARERGFLGSNIQGSGYDLEIHLHRGAGAYICGEETALLNSLEGDRPYPRIKPPYFPAAIGLYGCPTIVNNVESLCQVKHIMAMGGEAYSQEGAKRSPGTRIIGVSGDVKRPGFYEIISGSMTFGELLYDVCGGPRDGRQFKAVIPGGSSSKVMRTDAEYKVKNPDGTMGKITFFDIPLDLDSIAQHGSMSGSGAVIVMDDSRSMPWAMNNINRFYAHESCGQCTPCREGCPWMMKLSTRILEGKAAPSDVDLLIEVANQIEGKTVCAFGEAASWPTQAMVSKFKEEFVALTDPFNACLPHTEEGREQNRFLTR
- a CDS encoding polysaccharide deacetylase family protein, with product MIAAGAACAELPPDLPPASPLPFAPGPVIGGTVKGDPAAGIVPVRDLIEANRKDEYIPMAEPIPGETGSSAPQAESIPNAEPIPGETNLHAPAQPAVTPLVIPSTAFSSVPVPQHETRVAILGYHDFSRTLPATEMRMNTDVFRSQMRALKASGVPVISMKEFLEWKLGDRRLPAKCVMITIDDGWKSVYTDAYPILKEAGFPFTIFPYTKFITGRGSAMSPAQIQEMLDNGATLGSHSVSHLYPRSWRAAQRKGAQAVQELATAEIGHSRKILQEKFPGSSVEAYCYPGGFILPEMISRAEEAGFQAAFTVIPKKVTKDTDRWRIHRYMVFGKDPKTFTRAVNFNVPSTPETPAATPGGGSGKKLTSYPAPAQPVYPAANTVVKNQTPDISISLAGEPSLDPRQMEMRISGFGLVNARYDAKEKILKWTPSRPLRLSPVTVQVRWKNPAANMWQTATWQFGIEEQEMHFTPRNIVK
- a CDS encoding molybdopterin-dependent oxidoreductase, with protein sequence MSEEASKLPKDIAAAEGKVNVQINGTWHRFPRGTRIADACRSVGVPIPCFCYHPKLAVAGSCRMCMVEQGMPPRLAPGQTPSYDENGYQRIQWMPRPIISCANTVAENMGIRTDSPLASEARRGVMEFLLTSHPLDCPICDQAGECKLQEYSNDYGQVEGRFEEKKTKKGKNLSIGPRVNLDQERCVLCGRCVRFMRDIMHDEVLTMSQRGTFNAITVYPGRELDSNYSMNTVDLCPVGALTSKDFRFKMRVWFLKETKTIDVDCGTGTNITLWTREDKVYRITPRQNDAVNSCWMPDSHRLNYKYINAETRIPQPVIRTDAEAPHRPSTWEPALVSAAEAVKRIAPNQLAIIASGRMTNEELYMVRHLAAQIGTDMVDIVPRVGESDGMLISADRNPNTNGVRLVLGIEPGSRLDAIREGVRNGSVKGILTLGEDLTSPEAGFTAEDLDKLDYLFMTAHSANETARHADLVLPGVTYAEKFGTMINVAGRIQRLNRAIQPIGYARDDWQIFRDITLLLGGNPALKDFNSALDILTAMSTEYGALNGVSWGSIGDGGQPILETGVTIPVVEREKNQGR